The genomic region TGCGTTTGGTTCGGGGATTTGTAAGATATAAACGTAAAGAGTAAATGGTAAATCGTATACGTAAAACTTAAATGTAAAACATATGTTGTAAAAAGTAAAACGTAAatgtaaacgtaaaataaaataaaatgtaaaccATAAACATAGAACGTAACGAAAAAGTAAACCGTAACATAAACATAAACGTAAAACATACAACGTAAAACGTAACACAAACATAAATCGTAAAATATAACGCAAAACTAAAAGGTAAACGCAAACGTAAGACGTAAAACGTGACCATAAAACGCAAACGTAAAACGCAAACATAAAACGTAAACGTAAAACAAAAACGTTAAATGAAAATAGAAACGAAAACAAAGACGTAAAATGTAAAAGTAAAACCTAGCACGAAACGCAAACGTAAAACGTACGTAAACgcaaaacgcaaaacgcaaacgtaAAACGTATGATTTAGAAATCCTCTATTCATAGGATTTCAAAATCCTTCCATAATCCAAAGGATTTAGAAATCCTTCCCTCATAGGATTTCAAAACCCTTGGGCATTTGAAATCTTCCAACCAAATATGGGATTTCGTGGGTTTTGCAATGCAAATCCCACGAAATCCCACGAACCAAACACCCCCAAACACTTCCTTATTtatagggttaaagccaaaaataggctacaaacttacacaaatataccgatgtcgcccacaaacacattttcgtcctactgtcacctacaaacttataaaaaatgtgctaatataaacaaaatacttttttaaccgtcaaccaaaatggttgattacGTGTCTGCTGATATGGAGCTTAGTTGGCATACCATgtcattaaaattttatatttaaaccCCTTTATCATCATATTCAACCACTCGTTCATTATCTTCTCTTCCCTCTCTTCACCTTTACGAACCCTAATTCTTCGAAACTCTAAATTCGCTCAATTTATTTGCTTTGTTTTACACGTTTCACTCAATTAATGTCTTCTTCATCATATACATCTCCAACCTACACTGAGGATCCTCCAATTTTATGAGAATGTGGCCAATTAGTGAAGAGAAGAATATCTTGGACAAAAAAGAATCCTGCAAGGAGATTTTTGGTGTGCCCCAATACATCTGTAAGTATAATCGGTTTAAATTGTTGATTTTGATTCAATTTCAAAACCCTAATTCGTACCTGGAAAATTTTAAATAGTTTTCAggtaataaatgtgggtattttcATTGGTTGGATTCTGAACTAAATAATGAATGGTATAAACTGGTGTTGTTTGAACTTCATAAGAGCTTAAATAATGATCAATGACAGAATTACCAAAGTATGTTGAACCACAGAATGCGAGCAGAAGCATTAGAAGCTGAAAATGAGCGCTTGAAGGTTGATTTAAAGATGAGAGATGACAAGATGCTTTTCTATAAGAAATGTTGTTTAGGTTTGATAATGTTGAAGTTGCCATAGATATGCCTTGTTCATTGCCTATGTTCTGCCCCAGATAAACACATATTTACAGCTTCAATTAAACCCTAATACATAAGTGCAAGAACATAGATAAGCATATATGTAATGTTATGAACATAGATAAGCATTTATGAACATATATGTAATGTTATGAACATAGATAAACATAGAAATAATATACCTTCTGACCATCAGATATGATAGTCAGAAACTCTCCATTGCCTAAGTCAAGATCCTCAGCTAATGAAGCAATGAACCAACACCAATTGTCTTTATTTTCCACTCCAACTACATCCCATGCTATAGGATAAATATGATTATTTGCATCTCTACCCATGGCTGTCAACAATTCACCTTTACATGTTGCCTTTAGAAAACATCCATTCATGCCAATAACCCTTCTACATTCATCTTTCCATCCATCTTTCAACCCtttgaaacacacacacacacacacacacacatatatatatatatatatatatatatatatatatatatatatatatatatatatatatatatatatatatatatatatatatatatatccttgaaAAGTAAGAGTTTCCATTTACACCTTGATCAACATCTATCTTAACTGTAGAATCTGGGTTGGATTTCAAAAGTGCATCCTTGTAATCCCATAACCTTGAATAATGTTCCTTCAACCCCCCTTCATGTTTAAAAAGTGCGATTTGTTTGGCTCTTATACACTCTCCCAAACTAACATTGATTAAATAATTCCTTTTGATTTCAGATCTCATGTTTCTATAGGATATGGTAGGGTTTTCAATTATCATTGGTAAACACTGTATTGTTATCCATTTATATGTAACTAAAGAACCAAGGTCAAACTGTCTACTACAGTTATGATCTTTAATAAGTGTTTTGATTTGGAAAGAATATTCACTTTGCATCCATGAAGCATACAACCTAAAAGGGCAACCATCAATTGGTTTAGACCTGCATTTGTACTTCTTACCCTTAACAACCTTAGCCTTTGCTTTCCTCATCAGCTTAGCTCTCCCTCTTTTCTTAACATCTACTTTCTCACCATTTACTCCCTTTTTCTTCCTCTTAAGGTGACCACCAGCACATAATCCTTTACTAACATCCCTCCCACACATAACTTGAAGCTGTCTGCAGTCATTTCTTTTGTACCAAAGTTGGTAACCATTAGCTACACCATAGTTTATCAAGCTATGTTTCAGTTGTTCAAGGCTAGCAAATCTCATTCCTAAAATGGGTTCCATTTTATTTCAAAGGATACCAGGGTTATGAATAGGATATGTTACACCAAATTTGACTTTGTATTTATCATCAATGTCAACATCACCATCCTCAATATCATTGTCAATGTATGTATGATCTACACCATGAGGTTCATCTGGGATTTCATCACCATCAACAGAACCAATGAAATCACCTACACACAACTTTGTTAAGAATGGATCCCTTATACACCTATTAGGGATATCAACATTTTCTTCACCCTCATTATGCAGGTTCACATACTCAGCTACATCATCCTCAACATATGGCAATTCTTCCTCATCTGAttcatatattattttttttcctttccttTAACATCTACCTTGTCCTTTTCACACATGTTCAACATTTCAAGTATATCATAACCATGATGTCCAACATATACATCAATTGTACCATGTTTTGAGCCTAAATTAACAAACTCATATAAATGCCCATCATGTCTCAACTGTCTTAATCCCTCGACTAAATCCATTCCAGGAATACAGTGATAAAGACTACACATTATACCACCCACGGATTCATTTATCAAATTAAAAACTTGATCAAATTGCATTTTAGAAAATTTACCTACTTCTTCCAATGTATCTAGCTCACCATTGACATATTCCAACGGATCAGGCAAAAAAGTGCCGTCATGGTGAAAGTTTATAGTGAACGTCATTCTGCAAGTTTAACGAACAAATTAGGGTAAGAAATACAACGTAATCGACGAATTAAGAATCTAATAGAGTAATAAAAGAAGAAATTTTGTACATTTGTTCAATCGTAATCGTAATAAAAGAACAAATTAGGGTTAGGATTTTTTTTACGAACGGGTTGGGAATAGATGGAGTTTGATTTGGGTTTAATTTGATTTCCCCAATTTGACCTGTTTTAAATCGATTtcgattttatatttaaattaagaAAAGTTAATTCCACGTAATATGTTTTACAGGTTTAACCGGTATCAGGTACAAAAATGTTAAcatcagcacattttttataagtttgtaggcgactgtaggacggaaatgggtttgtgtgcgacatcggtacatttgtataagtttgtagcctatttttggctttaacccttatttataaagctacaaactttggacAAATAGAAGGTTTCCAACCCGACCGAACCGCCCATTTTGCCACTTCTAAATTTTACAGGTGATTACCCCGAGATCTATTAATATCTCAGAGGGGCGTGAAAAGGAGATTTGGCTCTTCCTTGCCCTTAGAAGCTCCGTCCTTGACTAAACATATAAATAATTAGGATACTCGAACACAACACAACCACAAAAGCACATGAAGCACTTGATATAATCGGATTAGGGCAACTTTAAACAACATAAGCACATGCGTTATCAGTAATTAGTTTTCAAAGGCACATCCGAACGCCTACTGATGTTCTATTAGTACTTATGTTAATCTAATTGTCTTCCTGTTGACGCTACAGGTCCTTGCAGCTAACCTTATTGCATTGTTTTGGAATGTAATTTTGTCATATAAAGCTCACAAAGAGGTAGTAGCAGCAAAATAGCTTCTTTACTTCATCTTCTTggcgtggttttttttttttaaactgtatGGCATATCCTTGTATGCAATGTACTAGAGTTTCACGAGTCCATATTGTCTTCCTGTAGAGCATACAAGTATTAATTTTGCTTGTTGAAATCTCCTTTAATTGCAAAATAGATTGATTTTTCACCACTATGTAATTAGTTGTGTTTATTTTTGAAACCTTATAAATGAATGAATTGTATAACATATATAACCCCTCAAAATCCCGGCCCTGTTGACCGTTGCAATGAATAAACCCAACGAAAAAAAATCAAGCATTCCTTCACATAGATACCGGTCATACTCTACGCCTTCTAGTCAATGAACGTTATCTTAAATGAATTGATAACACCTGGAGTTGTCGAAGCAGTTGTGTCGCTATCGAGCGTCAATGAGAATTTCTCATTTTAACGAAAAGTCAGAATGGTAGAAATTACATTACAGTCTACCACTAAGAATATCAACAACACATGAATATGATTAATTATGTAACacagaaagaaaaaaagaaaaaacaagCAATGGAACTTGCAACAAAAACTAAGTACTGAAAAAATGCAGTTTGTTTTCTCCATCGCCACACGTATTGATCAGCACCGACATATGCGTTTCTTCTTTCCCTACTTCACAAAAAGTATGGTACCCCTGTCCTTGGACCTCTCATCTGATTGTTTTCCTCGGTTTCTGTGAAGAACTTTACCTCTCTCTCCTGTTAAAATCAATGATAGACCACAAATATTGTGACGAAAGAGTaataatcaatcaaatattgtTGTGCACATTCCATTTTTCACCAATATATGTAAACATACAGAACCATATAATCGcacaaatcaataatcaagttcatgatagGGAACAGGATATACCATGTTCTCGCTGAAACTCAATATTGAAGCCACATTGCCACAGCGGTAACAGTAATTCGGTGCAGACCAAACCTTCATGATCAACGAAAAATTAGAAGTTAGTGATCAGTAGTAGCATTTTAACCCAATTACCGACGAATGGGTCGGTTTTAACTTTTTCTCTAATGGCCAAACCAAATAGTTGGATAATATTGATATAGGTCAGCATTGCCAAAGTAAAATATTAAGTTCATGCAATAACTCCTAACATGTTGAAGAACATTTCTGATACCTCAAAGGTAGTAACAAAAGGGAGGCTGAATGTAAACAAAAAACAGAAACTTACTGTTACAAGTCCTTTATCTTGAAACATGTACTTTAAGCCTTCTTGGACAAGTTGGTGGGCACGGCATACTAAATCAAGCTTGTTAATGTGATTGAACTGAAACATCACAAAAAAATATTTAGGACCATCTAACTAATATAGTACAAGAAAGTAAcagaaaacaagaaaacaaacagaaattgcattttttttattaataaacatGTTATTGTTTGTGAAACAATCATTGTGCTTCTAAATGAAAATCAAATTCATGAGGCCTTTGTGTCTTGAACCACCCAATTTCACTCTTTTGCCAAACAACCATCTGACATTTTCAACTAATTTCAAAACACTAGAAATCTAAAACAAAGTTTGCAAAATCATATGTTAACACCACCAGAATAATTGCTATATAATGCAAAACGAACCCATTTAAAATTTATCAACTTTACGAGGACTGACTGCTAAAAACTAATTACTTCATTACCTCGGATGTAACTCGAGATCCAAAAAGCCATCCAGCTCCACGAGGACTGACTGCCCATGTTTCAATGTCTTCAGGGTCACTCCACATCAGGTCGCAAAACGGTCCTTCGTGTGGGATCTCACAGTTCCGTTCAATCACTCTAATCTGAATGATcaagtttttaaataaaaaaaaaaaggggaACACATAAACAAAAAAAGGGTAAAATGCAAGAGCAAGGAAGCTTGGATCACAATTGCAGCCAACACATGAAGATGAACATGCATGAGTTTAATATATAATTGTAGCATATTAACACACACCTGATCAACAGTCCTAACGTCAGGTGAAAGACCACCGTGGACACATAATACCTGTTAAACCAGAAGTAATGTTTAATAATGTTACATACACACGTATATTGGGTACAGATAAACAGAGAACGTGAAACATTACAGTTCCATCTATTATTGCTGACAAAGTTAGATAATCGAAAACATCTGTGCAATATCTCCATGCATTAGCATTCCCATATTTCCTTTGGCACTCATCATAAAACCCATAGACCTGCAAAATATTTACCAAAGAGCAAAATATATCATAGAAGTAAAAGGTATATTAAGAAAGCTACTTATTTGGAAGAACTTTCTGAAAATTAAGACACAGGTTCATAGAACTTTCTGAAAGATGTATATACTAAAAGAGATGTTATGTTGTTCACTTCGATGAAGGTTTTTAGTACAGTAGCCAAAGCTCACTTTTCAGACAATAGTGTACAAACCTCTTACAACAGCTTCTCTGTCACATTTTTATTACTTAATCTTTGTTTCTCTGATTAATAATATTCTAAGAAATAAATCTCTTTCAAACGGTATCTGAAATATCAACTCAAGataataattaaatgatgatgCATGTTACCTGAGTTAATTGCCTACTT from Rutidosis leptorrhynchoides isolate AG116_Rl617_1_P2 chromosome 9, CSIRO_AGI_Rlap_v1, whole genome shotgun sequence harbors:
- the LOC139866212 gene encoding phytochrome-associated serine/threonine-protein phosphatase: MDLDLWISKVKEGQHLTEDELQLLCEYVKDILIEESNVQPVNSPVTVCGDIHGQFHDLMKLFQTGGHVPETNYIFMGDFVDRGYNSLEVFTILLLLKARYPANITLLRGNHESRQLTQVYGFYDECQRKYGNANAWRYCTDVFDYLTLSAIIDGTVLCVHGGLSPDVRTVDQIRVIERNCEIPHEGPFCDLMWSDPEDIETWAVSPRGAGWLFGSRVTSEFNHINKLDLVCRAHQLVQEGLKYMFQDKGLVTVWSAPNYCYRCGNVASILSFSENMEREVKFFTETEENNQMRGPRTGVPYFL
- the LOC139869016 gene encoding uncharacterized protein; the protein is MEPILGMRFASLEQLKHSLINYGVANGYQLWYKRNDCRQLQVMCGRDVSKGLCAGGHLKRKKKGVNGEKVDVKKRGRAKLMRKAKAKVVKGKKYKCRSKPIDGCPFRLYASWMQSEYSFQIKTLIKDHNCSRQFDLGSLVTYKWITIQCLPMIIENPTISYRNMRSEIKRNYLINVSLGECIRAKQIALFKHEGGLKEHYSRLWDYKDALLKSNPDSTVKIDVDQGATCKGELLTAMGRDANNHIYPIAWDVVGVENKDNWCWFIASLAEDLDLGNGEFLTIISDGQKGLIEAVNMCLSGAEHRQ